Proteins encoded together in one Saccharomyces kudriavzevii IFO 1802 strain IFO1802 genome assembly, chromosome: 1 window:
- the GPB2 gene encoding Gpb2p (similar to Saccharomyces cerevisiae GPB2 (YAL056W) and GPB1 (YOR371C); ancestral locus Anc_7.9): MEISSSPWDDGGYRPYETNRVAASPLLSPFENDERIESTRSLGDHCFEPLPYMTNYSSVFELYGKEIFGDKGNASSRNEYLLKKYYSLKKPFVLRHNSHTLKNIDMPPQRNDILQTNFMVDRFLNRTARSLNFSNFKIISDMQNKGARGAKLGVNQDQSIDLPSVPSLMPYFQYYRKLLTVNTKEWDILKLHSLWIPNLRKNFHDFSLYGDIDLSKSSDGHDEEDITVKKDLFFERAPSQQVLDGKGYVSKRYEISSGNVIIPSLFSEDKLPALTYHCSVELNGNIYMLGGLMPCYSYEEDAPMLNDFFVDGIKNLPPPLLPQVINNPSMVNNPHLYVASVASCRFSKPKMRGYIPPPLLCVQGSKLTDRHIFFYGGFEIRTETRGDENGKYHLKKRVYVNNTGYILDIVSFKFTKIDVIVQPSKYNAYPTMSSRFGHLQISIDNPNRRNSVHSGSTIESHKTAGTPMKRNTSIFSGRLEKPAVVSSLPHNNAAPSCVHTVIIFGGYRQTGDDRYEAMSDLWKIEIPVIRRGKRGYCKFSETANAILMTPREKDKSDWPEERAFAAYSLHGTSLMDRSLLDMRLLNNLKKNFVIKPSYIARDPVASPKPVFPMMVHSTHQDLFSSSTARDEPPAAGVSAGNASTDNSVDPNINHDFENLLVNAGEKSSSIPMTTIGRQRLILSQDKPICKTIVLHGGSNGLNVLDDMWLMDLESETWTPIETFARRDSSKSDDEKLDSVNVGLVGHKMESIGRICVCMGGMTQEDVNEFYSEDNDERSQKPKANKLPLGANFLNTIDLSTQCWEEHKIILSKKEDNQDGQDKENENIDSNIVVGVGGTSLQCDKSIILIGGLISRRINLKEIYLHGTILKSIFPSVNPCT; the protein is encoded by the coding sequence ATGGAAATATCCAGTTCACCATGGGACGATGGTGGATATCGGCCTTATGAGACGAACAGGGTAGCTGCATCACCACTGTTATCACCATTTGAAAACGATGAAAGAATAGAAAGTACCCGGTCTTTGGGCGATCATTGTTTTGAGCCTTTACCATACATGACAAACTATTCTTCTGTCTTTGAGCTTTATGGTAAAGAGATATTCGGTGACAAGGGAAATGCGAGTTCAAGGAATGAATATttgctgaaaaaatactattctttgaagaagCCATTTGTGTTACGGCACAACAGTCATACGTTGAAGAATATAGATATGCCGCCGCAAAGAAACGACATTTTGCAGACTAACTTCATGGTTGACAGATTTCTGAATCGCACCGCGCGATCATTAAATTTTAgtaatttcaaaatcatctcTGATATGCAAAATAAAGGTGCTCGAGGAGCAAAGCTTGGCGTCAATCAGGATCAAAGCATTGATTTACCATCTGTACCGTCTTTGATGCCCTATTTCCAGTATTATAGAAAGCTACTGACAGTAAATACTAAAGAGTGggatattttgaaactaCATAGTTTATGGATACCAAATCTAAGGAAGAATTTCCATGACTTTTCGTTATACGGTGATATAGatctttcaaagagttCCGATGGTCATGATGAGGAAGATATCACTGtgaaaaaagatcttttttttgaaagagccCCAAGTCAACAGGTTTTGGACGGTAAAGGCTATGTTTCTAAAAGATATGAAATTTCGTCCGGTAATGTGATTATCCCATCCCTATTTTCCGAAGATAAGTTACCGGCGTTAACGTACCATTGTTCGGTCGAATTGAATGGTAACATTTACATGCTCGGAGGGTTAATGCCATGTTATAGCTATGAAGAGGATGCGCCAATGCTAAacgatttttttgttgatggAATAAAAAACCTACCCCCGCCGTTATTACCTCAAGTAATTAATAATCCTTCAATGGTGAATAACCCTCATCTTTATGTGGCCTCTGTAGCGTCATGTCGCTTTAGCAAGCCCAAGATGAGAGGTTATATACCACCTCCACTACTCTGTGTACAAGGGTCCAAATTAACGGACCGacatattttcttttacggtggatttgaaattagaaCCGAAACCCGCGGTGATGAAAATGGGAAATATCACCTCAAAAAGAGAGTGTATGTAAATAATACAGGCTATATTCTTGATATCGTATCATTcaaatttacaaaaatagATGTCATCGTCCAACCTTCAAAATATAATGCATATCCGACAATGTCATCTAGATTTGGTCATTTGCAGATTTCCATTGATAATCcaaatagaagaaatagtGTTCATTCCGGCAGCACGATTGAAAGTCACAAAACGGCGGGGACTCCTATGAAACGGAACACtagtattttttcaggACGACTCGAAAAACCAGCAGTGGTTTCATCATTACCGCACAATAATGCCGCACCTTCTTGTGTACACACGGTTATAATATTTGGCGGCTACAGACAAACTGGTGATGATCGTTACGAGGCAATGAGTGATCTATGGAAGATCGAAATCCCCGTGATACGTCGTGGTAAAAGAGGCTATTGTAAATTCTCAGAGACAGCTAACGCAATACTAATGACACCGAGGGAGAAGGACAAGTCAGACTGGCCCGAAGAACGGGCTTTTGCAGCATATTCCCTTCATGGCACGTCGTTGATGGACAGAAGTTTGCTTGATATGAGACTATTGAAcaatttaaagaaaaactttGTCATAAAACCGTCATATATAGCACGAGATCCCGTTGCTAGCCCTAAACCGGTTTTCCCTATGATGGTGCATAGTACGCACCAAGATCTTTTCAGTAGTAGCACTGCAAGGGATGAACCCCCGGCAGCCGGTGTCAGCGCCGGTAATGCAAGTACTGACAACAGCGTTGATCCCAATATCAACCacgattttgaaaatctctTGGTCAATGCAGGGGAAAAATCGTCATCCATTCCCATGACTACAATTGGAAGACAGAGATTAATCCTGAGCCAAGACAAGCCTATATGCAAAACCATTGTATTGCATGGAGGGTCCAATGGTCTCAATGTACTTGATGATATGTGGCTGATGGACCTGGAAAGTGAGACATGGACGCCTATAGAGACATTTGCGAGGAGAGATTCGAGCAAAAGtgacgatgaaaaattggatagTGTCAACGTGGGACTCGTTGGTCATAAGATGGAAAGTATTGGACGAATATGTGTGTGCATGGGTGGTATGACACAAGAGGATGTTAACGAATTTTATTCAGAGGACAACGATGAGCGTTCTCAAAAGCCTAAAGCCAATAAGTTACCGTTAGGTgccaatttcttgaatacGATTGATTTGAGCACGCAATGTTGGGAAGAGCATAAAATTATTTTATCTAAGAAGGAAGACAATCAGGACGGACAAgataaggaaaatgaaaacatcgATTCAAATATAGTAGTTGGTGTTGGTGGGACTTCTTTGCAGTGCGACAAAAGCATCATTTTAATTGGAGGACTGATTTCTAGGCGAATTAACCTAAAAGAGATATATTTGCATGGGACCATATTGAAAAGTATTTTTCCTAGCGTAAACCCTTGTACTTAA
- the ACS1 gene encoding acetate--CoA ligase 1 (similar to Saccharomyces cerevisiae ACS1 (YAL054C); ancestral locus Anc_7.15) gives MSPSAVQSSKPQEQSNTIDDLKAHMSQSTSAAQQKKEHEYEHLTSVKIVPQRPISDRLQPEIATHYSPHLDGLQDYQRLHKESIEDPAKFFGSKATQFLNWSKPFDKVFIPDPETGRPSFQNNAWFLNGQLNACYNCVDRHALKTPNKKAIIFEADEPGQGYSITYKQLLEEVCQVAQVLTYSMGVRKGDTVAVYMPMVPEAIVTLLAITRIGAIHSVVFAGFSSNSLRDRINDGDSKVVITTDESNRGGKVIETKRIVDDALRETPGVRHVLVYKKTNNPSVAFHAPRDLDWATEKKKYKTYYPCTPVDSEDPLFLLYTSGSTGAPKGVQHSTAGYLLGALLTMRYTFDTHQEDIFFTAGDIGWITGHTYVVYGPLLYGCSTLVFEGTPAYPNYSRYWDIIDTHKVTQFYVAPTALRLLKRAGDSYIENHSLKSLRCLGSVGEPIAAEVWEWYSEKIGKNEIPIVDTYWQTESGSHLVTPLAGGVTPMKPGSASFPFFGIDAVVLDPNTGEEVNTSHAEGVLAVKAAWPSFARTIWKNHDRYLDTYLNPYPGYYFTGDGAAKDKDGYIWILGRVDDVVNVSGHRLSTAEIEAAIIEDPIVAECAVVGFNDDLTGQAVAAFVVLKNKSSWSTATEDELQDIKKHLVFTVRKDIGPFAAPKLIILVDDLPKTRSGKIMRRILRKILAGESDQLGDVSTLSNPGIVRHLIDSVKL, from the coding sequence ATGTCCCCTTCTGCCGTACAATCTTCAAAGCCACAAGAACAGTCGAATACAATTGACGACTTGAAAGCTCACATGTCCCAGTCTACCTCTGCCGCGCAGCAGAAAAAGGAACACGAGTATGAACATTTGACCTCGGTCAAGATCGTGCCCCAGCGGCCCATTTCCGACAGACTGCAGCCGGAGATCGCTACCCATTACTCTCCACACCTGGACGGGTTGCAGGACTATCAGCGCCTGCACAAGGAGTCCATCGAGGACCCGGCCAAGTTCTTCGGTTCTAAGGCAACGCAGTTCCTCAACTGGTCCAAGCCCTTCGACAAGGTGTTCATCCCGGACCCTGAAACGGGCAGACCCTCATTCCAGAACAATGCCTGGTTTCTCAACGGCCAACTGAACGCCTGTTACAACTGTGTCGATAGGCATGCCTTGAAGACGCCCAACAAGAAGGCCATCATTTTCGAAGCTGACGAGCCGGGGCAAGGCTATTCCATTACCTACAAGCAACTTCTGGAGGAGGTTTGCCAGGTGGCGCAGGTGCTGACGTACTCCATGGGCGTGCGCAAGGGTGACACCGTTGCGGTGTACATGCCCATGGTTCCCGAAGCCATCGTTACCTTGCTCGCCATCACTCGTATCGGCGCCATCCATTCCGTAGTCTTTGCTGGATTctcttccaattctttgAGAGACCGTATCAACGATGGGGACTCCAAAGTCGTCATCACAACCGATGAGTCCAACAGGGGTGGGAAAGTCATTGAAACCAAGAGGATTGTCGATGACGCGCTAAGAGAAACCCCAGGCGTGAGACACGTCTTGGTCTACAAAAAAACCAACAATCCATCCGTCGCCTTCCACGCCCCAAGAGACTTGGATTGGGCCacggaaaagaagaaatacaagACCTACTACCCATGCACTCCTGTTGACTCCGAGGACCCATTATTCTTGTTGTATACTTCCGGGTCCACGGGTGCCCCCAAGGGTGTCCAGCACTCCACCGCAGGCTACTTGCTGGGCGCTCTACTGACCATGCGTTACACTTTTGACACTCACCAAGAAGACATATTCTTCACCGCGGGAGACATCGGTTGGATTACCGGCCACACCTACGTAGTTTATGGTCCCTTGCTGTATGGTTGTTCCACTTTGGTCTTCGAAGGAACCCCGGCCTATCCTAATTACTCTCGTTACTGGGACATTATTGATACACATAAAGTCACTCAGTTCTACGTTGCCCCCACCGCTTTGCgtttgttgaaaagagcTGGTGATTCGTACATTGAAAACCATTCCCTAAAGTCTTTGCGCTGCTTGGGCTCTGTCGGTGAGCCAATTGCCGCTGAAGTTTGGGAGTGGTACTCCGAAAAAATAGGTAAGAACGAAATCCCCATTGTAGATACCTACTGGCAAACAGAATCTGGCTCGCACCTGGTCACCCCACTGGCCGGTGGTGTGACACCAATGAAACCTGGTTCCGCCTCGTTCCCTTTCTTCGGTATCGATGCTGTTGTTCTTGACCCTAACACCGGTGAGGAGGTCAACACCTCCCACGCAGAAGGTGTTCTTGCTGTCAAAGCCGCATGGCCATCGTTTGCTAGAACGATTTGGAAGAATCACGACAGATATCTGGATACTTATTTGAATCCTTATCCTGGCTACTACTTCACGGGTGACGGCGCTGCAAAGGATAAGGACGGCTACATCTGGATCTTGGGTCGTGTCGACGATGTGGTAAACGTCTCCGGCCATCGTCTATCGACCGCTGAAATTGAAGCTGCTATCATTGAAGATCCAATCGTGGCCGAATGTGCTGTGGTGGGGTTCAACGACGACTTGACTGGTCAAGCGGTGGCTGCATTTGTGGTCTTGAAGAATAAGTCCAGTTGGTCCACGGCAACAGAAGATGAATTACAAGATATCAAGAAGCATTTGGTCTTCACTGTCAGAAAAGACATTGGTCCATTTGCCGCCCCCAAACTGATCATTTTGGTGGATGACTTGCCCAAGACAAGATCCGGTAAGATTATGAGACgtattttgagaaaaatccTAGCTGGGGAAAGTGACCAATTAGGTGATGTTTCCACCTTATCGAACCCTGGCATTGTTAGACACTTGATTGATTCAGTCAAATTgtaa
- the PEX22 gene encoding ubiquitin-protein transferase activating protein PEX22 (similar to Saccharomyces cerevisiae PEX22 (YAL055W); ancestral locus Anc_7.13) → MVPPASRRLSKSRALGIVGATVAILATSYYFYQKLTSASGDDDLRPLKDGSATKNKKARKSKCVIMSKSLQGLSIDWSEYVTEDVVLLVPMSQTEGSVREAIKQAFYSSGNEHKIILCDNMDGLWSCVRRLGKFQCILNSKDFSGADGSDTAVVPEDIGRFVNFVVDSDIESVLIDTICN, encoded by the coding sequence ATGGTACCACCAGCAAGCAGAAGGCTGAGCAAATCAAGGGCACTGGGTATAGTGGGTGCAACGGTGGCAATACTTGCCACATCATACTATTTCTATCAAAAATTAACGAGCGCAAGCGGTGATGATGACTTAAGGCCTTTGAAGGATGGTTCTGCgaccaaaaacaaaaaggcaagaaaaagtaaatgcGTTATAATGAGCAAGTCACTGCAAGGGCTGTCTATTGACTGGAGCGAATACGTCACGGAAGATGTAGTTTTGCTGGTGCCTATGAGCCAGACTGAGGGATCAGTTAGAGAAGCCATTAAGCAAGCATTTTACAGCTCAGGGAACGAACACAAGATTATACTCTGCGATAACATGGACGGATTATGGTCATGCGTAAGAAGGCTAGGTAAGTTCCAGTGCATCTTGAATTCCAAGGACTTTTCAGGCGCTGATGGCAGTGACACCGCGGTTGTCCCCGAAGACATAGGCAGGTTTGTGAATTTTGTTGTTGACAGTGATATTGAGAGTGTTCTAATTGACACAATATGTAATTga
- the FLC2 gene encoding flavin adenine dinucleotide transporter FLC2 (similar to Saccharomyces cerevisiae FLC2 (YAL053W) and YOR365C; ancestral locus Anc_7.16): MIILNTFVRCVLACLVLCCSTARSADTSGTTPASAKHLQTTSLLTCMDNSQLTASFFDVKFYPDNNTVIFDIDATTTLNGNVTVKAELLTYGLKVLDKTFDLCSLGQASLCPLSAGRIDVMSTYEIDSSITKQFPGIAYTIPDLDAQVRVVAYAQNDTDFETPLACVQAILSNGKTVQTKYAAWPIAAISGVGVLTSGFVSVIGYSATAAHIASNSISLFIYFQNLAITAMMGVSRVPPIAAAWTQNFQWSMGIINAGFMQKIFDWYVQATNGVSNVVVANKDVLSISVQKRAISMASSSDYNFDSILDDSNLYTTSEKDPSNYSTKILVLRGIERVAYLANIELSNFFLTGIVFFLFFLFVVVVSLIFFKALLEVLTRARILKETSNFFQYRKNWGSIIKGTLFRLAIIAFPQVSLLAIWEFTQVNSPAVVVDAVIILLVVTGLLVYGTTRVFIKGRESLRLYKNPAYLLYSDTYFLNKFGFLYVQFKADKFWWLLPFLSYAFLRSLFVAVLQNQGKAQAMIIFVIELAYFVCLCWIRPYLDKRTNVFNIAIHLVNLINAFFFLFFSNLFKQPAVVSSIMAVILFVLNAVFALFLLLFTIVTCTLALLHRNPDVRYQPMKDDRVSFIPKIQNDYDGENKNDSELFELRKAVMDTNENEQEKTFGDDTFGKNANTTTNTSRLFDDETSSSSFKQNSSPFDASEVTEQPVQPASAVMGTGGGFLSPQYQRVSSASHTNLVPNNMSASSLRKPESSLYVGNSNQSYSHFNNNGNSNSGRNTNPYL, translated from the coding sequence ATGATCATTCTGAACACCTTTGTGAGGTGCGTTTTAGCGTGTCTCGTGCTGTGCTGCAGCACAGCACGCTCCGCCGACACGAGCGGCACCACTCCTGCGTCGGCAAAGCATTTGCAGACCACCTCTTTGCTAACGTGCATGGATAATTCGCAGTTAACGGCGTCTTTCTTTGACGTGAAATTCTACCCTGATAATAATACTGTCATCTTTGATATAGACGCTACCACGACGCTTAACGGCAACGTTACCGTGAAAGCGGAGCTGCTCACTTACGGACTCAAAGTCCTGGACAAGACGTTTGACCTTTGTTCCTTGGGCCAGGCGTCGCTTTGCCCCCTAAGCGCTGGCCGTATCGATGTCATGTCTACGTACGAGATCGACTCTTCCATCACCAAGCAGTTCCCCGGCATTGCTTACACGATTCCAGACTTGGATGCCCAGGTCCGCGTGGTGGCATACGCCCAGAATGATACGGATTTCGAAACCCCCCTCGCCTGTGTGCAGGCTATCTTGAGTAACGGGAAGACAGTGCAGACCAAGTACGCGGCTTGGCCCATCGCTGCTATCTCCGGTGTGGGTGTGCTTACGTCCGGGTTTGTATCCGTGATCGGTTATTCTGCCACGGCTGCCCACATCGCGTCGAACTCCATCTCGTTGTTCATCTATTTCCAAAATCTGGCCATCACCGCAATGATGGGTGTCTCAAGAGTTCCACCCATTGCTGCCGCATGGACGCAAAATTTCCAGTGGTCTATGGGCATCATCAACGCGGGATTCATGCAGAAGATCTTCGATTGGTACGTGCAAGCCACGAATGGAGTCTCCAACGTCGTGGTGGCCAACAAGGACGTCCTGTCCATCAGCGTGCAAAAGCGTGCCATCTCTATGGCCTCGTCGAGCGATTACAATTTCGACAGCATCTTGGACGACTCGAATCTGTACACCACCTCTGAGAAGGACCCCAGTAATTACTCGACCAAGATCCTCGTGCTGAGAGGTATAGAAAGAGTCGCATACTTGGCCAACATCGAACTgtccaatttcttcttgacgGGTATTgtgtttttccttttcttcctctttgttgttgttgtgtctttgatcttcttcaaggCTCTGCTGGAAGTCCTGACAAGAGCAAGAATCTTGAAAGAGACCtccaatttcttccagtACAGGAAAAACTGGGGCAGCATCATCAAAGGTACTCTTTTCAGGTTGGCCATCATCGCGTTCCCTCAGGTTTCGCTTTTGGCCATTTGGGAGTTCACCCAGGTCAACTCTCCAGCTGTTGTTGTCGACGCGGTGATAATCCTATTGGTCGTGACAGGGCTTTTGGTTTACGGAACTACAAGGGTTTTCATCAAGGGAAGAGAATCTTTGAGATTGTACAAGAACCCTGCATATCTGCTTTACAGTGATACCTATTTTCTGAACAAGTTCGGGTTCTTATACGTGCAATTCAAAGCCGACAAGTTTTGGTGGCTTTTACCCTTCCTAAGCTATGCGTTTTTGAGATCGCTGTTTGTTGCTGTTCTACAAAACCAAGGTAAGGCGCAAGCGATGatcattttcgtcattGAATTGGCGTACTTCGTTTGTCTGTGCTGGATCAGACCCTATTTGGACAAGAGGACCAACGTTTTCAATATTGCCATCCATCTGGTCAATTTGATAAAcgcatttttctttttgttcttcagcAATTTGTTCAAGCAACCCGCAGTGGTATCGTCTATAATGGCGGTCATTCTGTTCGTTCTGAATGCAGTGTTCGCTCTATTTCTACTATTATTCACTATTGTCACCTGCACCTTGGCGTTGCTGCACAGAAACCCAGATGTTCGTTACCAGCCAATGAAAGATGACCGTGTGTCTTTCATCCCCAAGATTCAAAACGATTACGATGgcgaaaacaaaaatgattcCGAGTTGTTCGAATTGAGGAAAGCCGTCATGGACaccaatgaaaatgagcaagaaaaaacattcgGTGATGATACATTCGGCAAAAATGCGAATACTACCACGAATACATCTAGACTGTTTGATGACGAGACCAGTTCATCCTCTTTCAAACAGAATTCCTCACCCTTCGACGCCTCGGAAGTAACGGAGCAACCCGTCCAACCCGCATCTGCTGTTATGGGCACGGGTGGCGGCTTCCTATCTCCACAATACCAACGTGTCTCATCCGCGTCTCACACCAATCTGGTGCCGAATAACATGAGTGCGTCCAGTTTAAGGAAGCCCGAATCAAGTCTTTATGTGGGGAATTCCAATCAATCATATTCGCATTTTAACAACAACGGTAACAGCAACAGCGGCCGTAATACCAATCCATACTTGTAA